GCTGCCTGTGCCTTAGCCCCACCCTGGAGCCAatccctgcctcctccttcctgGCCCTCACGCTGAATCCTCATCCCAACCTTTCCAGGCTCTCCCCGGAGCCAatccctgcctcctcctgccctgtcgCTGTCCCCCGGGCAGTCTCACCAGTAGTAGGTGAGGCGGCAGCCGGGGCAGCGCAGCGGCGCCCCTCGGGCCCCGCACAGTTCGCAGCGCGGCAGCCCCGCCATGCCGGCCCTGAACCCTCAGAGCGTCCCCGGTTGCCGGGGCGACACTTCCGGTGAGGCGGGACCCATCACCAATGGCCGTTCTGTTGTCAAGGCAACACTTCCGGTGCGGAAAGGCGCCACACGTGATTTCCGGCGGGCCGGTCCCGGtcatggcggcggcggcggtgaaggaggaggagaaggacaagGACGATGAGGAGGACAACGCCGTGGATACGGCGGAGACCGAGGAGCGGGTGCGCGCTTGGGCGGCGGCGCAGGCGGCGCGCGGGCGGCGCGTGGCGCTGGTGACGTCGGGCGGGACGCAGGTGCCGCTGGAGGCGCGCGCCGTGCGCTTCCTGGAGAACTTCAGCagcgggcggcgcggggcggcctCGGCCGAGCGCCTGGTGCGGGCCGGCTACGGCGTCTGCTTCCTGCACCGCGCCCGCTCCGCCTTCCCCTGGGCCCGCGCCCTGCCGCCGCACGGGCCCGCGCTGCTCGACGCGCTCCGCCTCaccccggggccgccgcccgGCGtggccgccgctcccgccgcgctGCCCGCGCTGCTGCCCGCGCTCCGCGAGTACCAGCGCGCCACCGAGGAGGGAGCGCTGCTCGCCATCGAGTTCACCGGGCTCGTGGAGTACCTGGCGCTGCTGCGCGCCGCCGCCAGAGCGCTGGCGCCGCTCGGTACGGGGGGAAACGGGAGTGAGGGACGGGGCGGGCACCGGCGTGTGGGGCACACGGCAGGAGAGGATGGAGCAACCCGgagggtgaggggacagggtGGTCCTGTGTGAAGGGTTTGGGATGAGAGAGGATGGAGTCCCCCGGGGTGTCTCAGTGTGAGGGGACACGGTGGTCCTGGGCGAAGGTTCGGGATGAGGAAGGATGAGGGTCTTGTGGGTGTCTCGGTGTGAGGGGACAGGGTGGTCCTGTGTGAAGGATCGGGGTGAGAGGGGATGGAGCCCCCTGAGGTGTCTCAGTGTGAGGGGTCAGGGTGGTCCTGGGTGAAGAAGGTCTCTGTAcataaagaaattcttcataaAGAATTTGGGGTGAGAGGGGATTGAGCCCCTCAGCATGTCTTAGTTTGAGGGGACGGGGTGGTCCTGTGTGAAGGGTCAGGATGAGACACCTGTGGGTGTCTCGGTGTGAGGGGACTGGCAGAGCAGGAACGAGGGGATGTTGTGGGGTCCCCAGCATGGGGTAGATGACAGAACTCCCTCACGGTGGGCACAGGTATGAGGTGATCCCAGGACCTGTGGGGCTCTGCTGTGAGGTGACAAGGAGGCCCCCTTGCTTGGAGAGCTCCTGCACCCCTCCATGAGGGTCTGAGCTCTTCTGCACCCCACTGTGAGGGTCTGGGCTCTCCTGCACCCCTCCATGAGGGTCTGGGCTCTCCTGCACCCCTCCATGAGGGTCTGAGCTCTTCTGCACCCCACTGTGAGGGTCTGGGCTCTCCTGCACCCCTCCATGAGGGtctgggctgtccctggaggctgctggggcttgggaggagggcacagcacagagcccagcgtggggacagcagtgctgccctgctcgGGGTTGTGCTGGGGGGtccccctggtgtcccctggtggcagcaggggaCAGACAGCAGCTGTGTGTCCCTCCCACAGGTTCCAGTGCCATGTTCTACCTGGCAGCCGCCGTGTCGGATTTCTACATCCCGGTCTCTGAGATGCCAGAGCACAAGATCCAGTCCTCGGAGGGACCCCTGCAGGTGAGACCCCCTCAGCCATGCCCTCCTTGCTGCCAGGGTCCTTCTCCTGAGAGCTGGCTGTGGATAACAGCTGTGTTGTCAGAGGGTGAGATCCCACAGGGACAGAACCCTCTGGAAATCCTGGAGTTGCATTGTTTTATCTTGCACTGAGGGGCCCAGATaagagggcagggcagggtcagccctgctctcctttgATCCAGGTTTATTTTTAGGCTGGGATGAAGGGCTGAGGGGTCCCATGGGTTATCTGCAGCGaggtcagtgctgctctgtctgATATGGAGCAGCTTCAACACGTCTGCACTTGTGGTGTGGCACATGAGGAGAGCCCCCTGAGGTGCCTCCTGCCTTTGTGGCTTTGTCCTCTAAAGCTGTCCCTGCTTCCATGGAGATGAGGAGAGGGTGGGTCTCAGGGAGCTGAAGTGCTCCAGGAATAGCTCCTGGAGTGCTTGAGTTGCTGCCTTTTGTCTGGAGAGGCTTTGGAGAAGGGTCTGGCGTGCTGGGGCTTGGGGGGAATGGTTTCAAACTGACAGAATGGATTTAGATGGGGAATTgggcaggaattcctccctgggagggtgggcaggccctggcacagctggggctgccccaggatccctggcagtgcccaaggccaggctgggcagggcttggagcagcctgggacagtggaaggtgtccctgccatggcaggggtggaatgggatgggatttaaggtccctcccaaccccaaACCTTTCCATGACTCTGGGATCCATCTTGCCTGTACGAATGACAGAACAGCACTGCACTGCTGAGGTTCCTCTCAGAGCAGGTGTCTCTGGAATTCCTTATATAACAAATACCACATTTATTTCATTCTAAGAAGGTGCCGGGCTTCATTCTTTACCCTTAGCATTGGAAAGATGAGACCTGGCCTGATTGCCAGTGATGGATCCAGAGGTTGGGAAGCTAGAGAACAGTCTCCCACTGTTTTTCTCCATGCTTTAGTACTTTCATGAGGTGGAGATGGGATAAACTACCTGAATTCTGGAGAGGTGAAAACCCAGATTTGTGCAGTTATAATGCTTTTTTAAATCTTATCTCCTCATGTTTATATTCCCCCAGTGTGGTTggctctgggaatgcagggtTCCTGTGGCCTGGCCTCAGAACCCCCTGACTGGGAGCACCACGTGGatcatttaatttaaatttggTGTCATTTGAACCTTGTTTGGTGAGAGCTGCCTTGAAAAACTTCTTGGTGCAAATGGAATATGAAACAAAGCTGGAATTTCCCTCTTTCCCATCCCATTTCTTGTTACAACTCccctgtgacggtgttcacaggggtctgaggatgagggaagagatgaggatctgactccatgtttcagaaggcttgatttattgtttcatgatatatattatattaaaactatactaaaagaacagaagaaaggatttcatcagaaggctggctcaGAATAGAAAGGGAAAGAATGATAGCAGAAGattgtgtctcagacagagtctgagccagctgactgtgactggtTATTAATTAGAAATAACTCTATAACACTAATCACagatctacctgttgcattccacagcagcagataatcaatgtttacattttgttcctcaggcctctcagcttctcaggagaaaaaaatcctaaggaaaggatttttcataaaacatgtctgtgacatccCTGCAATGTtttgactgatttttttctctttatctttCCCCACTGCAGATCACAATGAAGATGGTGCCAAAAATGCTCTCACCCCTGGTCAGAGACTGGGCCCCTGAGGCTTTTGTGATTTCCTTCAAACTGGAGACAGATGCCCAGATCCTGCTGGATAAATCTCAGCAGGCTCTGGAGAAATACAGGCACCAGGTGGTGGTGGCCAACGTCCTGGAGTCGCGCAGAACCTCTGTCATCATTGTCACCAGGGACTCACAGACTCCCTTATCCCTGTCTGACGAGGAGCTGGCACAAGGCATGGAAATAGAGGAGAAGATTGTGAGTTacctgcagggccagcacacTGCCTTTATagagaggaaaggctgaggagGAAAATGTGGGAGTGAGGCTGGATGGAGCCTGTGCAGGTGAATAAACAATCCCCACGGAGCACAAGGAGGGCCGTCCAACACTCTGTCACTTTCAAACAGCTTGGCCACAGCTGTTGTGGctttggaaaagagaaatacaaGGAAGTGAAACCATTCCAGAGGAGGAAAGGAGCTTGTTTCTGTCCcgtgggctgggagagctgggaggaCGAGAAATGGTCGAGGTCTCTGTATATAAAGAATTTCTTGAATCTCCctctttgaattttcttttagaaTGGCAGGAGGAAGGAATGGGGGTCTGCTGGTTTTGTGGCTGGAAATAATCTGAGCTTTGTGAGGAGCACACTGGGGCAGGTGGGAATATTGGGGTTTCATTGGATTTGAGAACACAGTGTGGGCTTCCAGCACTGTGTCTGCTCCTCTGTGTGAAGTGCTGGGTGGGGACATTCCCCAGGCTCAAactggggcacagccagccccaccTGGGCTCAAACAGACAcagccagccccatcccacaggaTCAGGGATGCCCCTGTTCCTGTGGATGCTTCCACCCTGGCACTGTTTGGGCACCAGCACTTTGGGATTGCTGGCTGTGGTACCCAAGtagaagtggctcctgcaagtCCAGGATCTGCCCATTGCTTTCTGAGGATCTCAGAGGGCTCAGGGGAAGGCCCTCCCTGCACTCTGCCATGTCCTGgtcttctcctttctctgccatGCGCTTGTGAGGTGTCTTCAGCCAGTGAGTGCTTCTGCAAGGTGGACCTACATAGCTCTTCAGTTCCTCCATCTCATGGAGTCACCTTTGGGTTTCAAGGGGCTTTacagctcatctcattccaccttCCACTGGCTGAGGTTGttccagccctgtccaacctgttctggaacacttccagggatggggcatccacagtttctctgggcagcccatGCCAGGGCTTCccccctcacagggaagaatttattcccaatatcccatctaaccctaCCTCTGGCAGTGGAAACCGTCCCATCTTGTCCTGGCACGCCATGTCcacctccagctctcttggagtcACTTGTAGGAACTGGCATTGTCTCTGAGGTCTCCCTAAAGAATTTGGAGACCTTTCTAAGGTCTCCCTAAAgatttcctctccctttttccctttttttccctttttccctagATGTGACCCCTGTGGCGCTGTGCCCACTCTCGGCCGCCAGGGGGCGGCACTGAGCTGGAAGGGGGCGTGGCCTCCCCACCACACGTGACGCGCTGGGGGCGTGGCCTCGCGGCCCATTCACTACACTGCCGCTGGGGGCGTGGCCTGTTGCCATGGCGCCGGGGGCCCGTCCCGCCGCATGGACGCGGCCGCCGCGGCCCCGGTGGGTGCCCCGCACCGGGTGTGCCCCCGGGACCGGCCCAGGGGGGCTCGGGGTGTTGGCAGTGCCGGCCCGGGGAGGGGGTTCGGGTGGTACCCCCAAGGGGATCGGGTACCCGCGGCCTCCCGTGTCTCACGGCCCCTCTGGCTGCCCCGCAGGCGGAGCCCCCGGTGCCGGCGGACAGCATCCGGCGCTGGCTGCGCGCCGAGGGCGCCGATCCCGCCGCCCcggcagaggagcagctgggtcTGGCCTGGCGGCTCCTGCAGCGAGCGGAGACCcggctgggagagctggagcgGCGGCGGAGCCAGGACATGAGAGACGTAAGGGGCGGAGAGCGGGCccggctggggcagggcagggaacgggGCTGGggaaccaggaggggctgagggagctgggaaggggctgagcctggaggaaaggaggttcaggggggtccttgtggctctgcacagctcctgaccgGAGGGGACAGCCTGGAGGGTCAGGGTCTGCTCCAATGAACAAAGACAGGAGAGAGGgagcggcctcaggctgggccagggcaggctcagggtggacaCCAGGAGGAATTTATTCCCTGAAAAAGTTGTCAGGCATTGGTAggtgtgcccatccctggaggtgtccaaagagctctgctctggtgccAAGACAGAGTTTTGTCACGCGTTGGACACTTGGGagccttttccaacctcagtgctTCTGGAATACCCCCAGGTTAACCCAGCCAGTCCTGTATCCCCTGATCCCCCCTCTGTGCAGTCATTACCACGCTGCTGCCCTTGAGAATTTGGAATTTAAATTCCCATTCCTCATCCCCACAAAAACCCCTCCagcacactacttaagaaaattaacacagcataactttctaacacaacacatatgacattcattttaatatttgtgaagagCCAATCATAAAACacgcatttttcacaccaggagaaaaatcctgggcagagggatttttccagagggTGTGAATGCCACAGTGGGGAACATTTTGTGCTACTGGCTCACTGGaagtgccagcagagctgggaacaaCAGGGTTTTCTTTGTTCCAGGTGGAGAGCTACGTGGGCCACGTCCGTGCCCTGACAGAAGAGAGGGATGCCATTGCCTCTGAGTTTGAGAAGGAGAATGAGCAGCTCAGATTGGAGCTGGCCCagctacagctgcagcagggtaatcccttcccttcccttcccttcccttcccttcccttcccttcccttcccttcccttcccttcccttcccttcccttcccttcccttcccttcccttcccttcccttcccttcccttcccttcccttcccttcccttcccttcccttcccttcccttcccttcccttcccttcccttcccttcccttcccttcccttcccttcccagctgttTGGCTCTGGAAAGCTTCTTGGAGAGCCCAGCAGCGTTTTTGGGGAGCTCTCAGTGGTTGCTTGAGAAGTTCCTAAAGTGTTAATGAGCTGTTCAAACAGATTTATAATTAATTTAGAGGTTCTTGCCTGCTTTTACTGCCTTTATTCAGGGAGTTTGGCAGGTTCTCCATGTAGCTCTGTGGTCCAGAGGCTTTTTGAGGACCAGAATTGATGGTGCTCTAAATTATCTGTTTTTCCCACCAAGTCAGTGAATTTGCTCTTGGCTTTGGTTAACACAAACcccacattttttaaaacaatgatGGGGACAGGAATTGTTTGTTGTGATTATTCAAAACTTGGGTGTTCATTGTCATGGAATttggttggaagagaccttgaaGCTCATCCAATTTCACCCCCAGCCATGGATGGGCAGGGAGACCTTCCATTAGACCAAGTTGCTCGAGGCCCCTCAGAGCTTCGGTAATTTTGTTTAAACAAATTATCTCACTTATTTCACTCGAAATAATTTACTTTCAAACTCTAGGGTCACTTTTGCTGGATTTAATTCTCGATTTTCTTCAGTCTTCTGTTGCACTTTCAGCGGTGCTCATTGCCCATGTCACTCAATTTCTGTGAGCTTTATTGTCCTGGTGCTAAGATAAAATTTGGGGTGATGGCACAACTTTAAGAGTTTCTTCATGATTCAGGCTTTGGGGCAGCAAATAGAGGAGTTTGGAGGAAATTTTGAGCATCAGTTGGGTTTTCAGGGAGCACATGTGGTGGTGTGACTTTCCAAAGACGGATTTACTTAAAAATGTGATGTTTGTGGGCACTTAAAGCCGTGGTTTGTGGTGAAATCAATAATGAGCTCTTGGGAGCTTGGCTGTAGCAGAAAACTCCATTCCTGGTCCTCTCCCTTTCCACGAGGTGTCAGGAGAGACACAGAATGTGCCCAGAGCTGAGCGTGGtcatttcctcctgctggctctgctcctctgggcttCTCCATCCCTCAGGGGTTCCTGAGGCTGCGGAGCAGTGAGTTCCCTGTCCATGTGTCTGTCCTTGCCATGTATCCAGGAGGCATtgctggctgctgtccctgagggGGTTGTGTGGTTTTGGTGTTTctggagggatttttttttttttttttttgggatatCACTCAGATTTTGAGGTTCAGGATTTGTTGTTGGCTCGCTGCTGGCGCTGGCTGCTATCCTGGGATGGGTTTGGCTGGGGGTGAAATTGGATGAGCttcaaggtctcttccaaccaaaaccaccCTGGAATTCCATGACAATGGGCACCCAAGTTTTGAACCATCAGGACAAACAATTCCCGTCCCCCCTcccattgttttaaaaaaatgtgtgtgGATAATTTAAGAATCTGGAAGTCCTGCTCCCCTCTGGGCTGTCACCTGCAGGGAGAGGTGCCAGCACTGAGATGTTTTGGGTTCCTTGAGGAGCACTTTATTGAGTCCCTTTATCCAGGTTTgttcagctggagcagaggaggctgagggtgagctgagggcacaggtcatcccaggctgcagctcctctggaggAGGATTTTATTTCTGCCCTCTGGGACCAGGGAAAGGACatgagggaagggctggagctgtgccaggagagggtTAAGTTGGGTGTCAGGAAAAGattcttccccagagggtgctggcactgccctggctccccagggaatgggcacagccccaaagctccaggaggatttgtacaggctgggattgctggggTGTCTGTGCCAGGGGTTGGATTtgatccctgtgggtctctttgagctcaggatattctgtggtTCCATGGTTCTAGCTCAGCCTTTTCATAAAACAATTCCCCTGCCCATCTCTAGTGTGGAGTGGCTGGGTGTTCTTGTGCTGGAGATGCTGCACAGCCCcaaagggctctgctgggctgctccagctctctctGGGTTCTGTGCTGCATCCCTGTGTCTCTCTCCAGCCCTCCTGAGgacagctcagtgctgctgcctgacTCTGAGCAGCTTTTGAAGacaaaaagcaaatattcaCTCGCACATTTGCCTCCTGCCCATCCCGAGCTCACAgttcctgcagggagcagccaagGCTGGTTGATGCTGGGCCAtcgagctgagctgagctgagctgtcaCCTCATGTGATACCCCTGCCCAGAGTgacatttttccttccctccaggCAGTTCCTGATCCCTTTGTGATGCTCTCGCTGAACGCGCCCGGGTGTTGTTGGAGGGGCAGATCGATGGTGCTCCCAAAAGCCTTCCTGAAAAACAACTGCAGAGCACTGAAACACGCTGAAacagtgct
This genomic interval from Melospiza georgiana isolate bMelGeo1 chromosome 22, bMelGeo1.pri, whole genome shotgun sequence contains the following:
- the PPCS gene encoding phosphopantothenate--cysteine ligase, which produces MAAAAVKEEEKDKDDEEDNAVDTAETEERVRAWAAAQAARGRRVALVTSGGTQVPLEARAVRFLENFSSGRRGAASAERLVRAGYGVCFLHRARSAFPWARALPPHGPALLDALRLTPGPPPGVAAAPAALPALLPALREYQRATEEGALLAIEFTGLVEYLALLRAAARALAPLGSSAMFYLAAAVSDFYIPVSEMPEHKIQSSEGPLQITMKMVPKMLSPLVRDWAPEAFVISFKLETDAQILLDKSQQALEKYRHQVVVANVLESRRTSVIIVTRDSQTPLSLSDEELAQGMEIEEKIVSYLQGQHTAFIERKG